The genomic stretch AAACGGATcgacacgatagacacgttttgttaacgggtttcagatcgtgtcgacacgatatgacacgaaatCCGTTTAAACCCGTTAAatctattgatattttttttgagaataaatctattgatatattaaaaactaaaatttaaaattaagttatataaaaaaagaaataaaagatacaatccaatccatcaaacaaacaaacaaattattcaatttataGCATTCCTAAAATTATAAAgtaacatccaaaaatcataacTAAAGAAGTCCAAActaatttttagaataaaattgaacacaataaacatccaaatttcatattgttgaacatcaataattggtgtatgatcttggcctaatgtagtaaattcattcttaatcatgttcatgatatattcacctaaatgacaatggttTTTAACGGGTTCTAAATAAGTCtatgtaaacgggttaacacgataatattaacgggttaaacgggttcttaataggtttagcgggttgacccgttaagacacgaaaTCATAATgggttcttaacgggtcaacctgTTAACGACCTGGGACATGTTAAaactaaacactaacccgttattttcgtgtccggttTCGTGTCTTATTAATGGGTCGTGTCCATAATTGTCAGGTCTATGCAATAACGATTGTCTATGCACACACTGGGATCAGTAACATAGGCTTTTCTTTttgggataaactacaaataagctatTATACTATTTGGAAACAAGCAATTAGCCTATCGAACTCAAATGACCCCCAAATAATTCATTGAacttgaaaaaacaaaacaattaaaccACTGAAACtgaaaaaaagagcaattaacccaatattaaaattttcaacaacaACTTCCGTCACCGGCGACCAACAACTAGATCTGGTTGCCTTCCCcaaggagaaggcgaccaaaaaTGGTCGCCCTCTCCAGGGGGACAACCATGTCTGGCCGCCTTCTCCGGTGAGGGCGACCAGAAATGGTCGCCCTCGTCGGATATGGCAACCGATCGGCGAAAGTTGTCgccgaaaattttaaaattgggttaattgttttttttttagatttcagtggcttaattgctttattttttgaGTCCAGTGACTTATTTGGGGTTTattcaagttcgatggcctaattacTTGTTCCCAAATAATACTACGGCTTATTTATAGCTTATTACTCCGTACTTTCCTCTCATTCTCCCCTACTTTGAATCTTAAAATTTATGCCAAAATCAAATTATTGAAGTGCtctaaatttgtttttattttaccaGTCATGTTTTACTATTCACTcatcaaattaatttgttttgtttcttattttctttaatatgttttaattattttcaaatttaattaattttatgtttaataatattttaatataatttttaaatatataaattttatatattaatactaaattcaAATCAAAAATAAACTCAGTCAAACCCATTTAACCAAATTAGcacgtatttatttatttattttactccACCATAACTAGGCAAAAACAAGAGAAACAAACAAACCCAAAAGAATTGTATTTACTTAATAATGCAAAACAAGAAAGGTAATGAATCAAGTAAGTAatacaaaaacaatatatatccTATTTGTGATCAGTGGCTGGAGGGAGCTAAAGAAAACCTAAATAAATTCAGCAACAGCAAAAGTTGGATGTTAGAGAAATAAATGAATACTGAGTGGTAGGTAGGGGTATTTATGTAAgtaaaataaaacacacatcCTCCTCCTAGTTCTGTGCAAGGCAACCTTGTACTTGATTCCTGGGAAGACAAGGCAGGAAACATGCAGATTTCTGAGGAGATCCTTCATACCCATAGGGGTTTCTGCTTGCCCAATTCCACTGATCTCTGCACATCTCTTCTATCCCATATTTTGCCCTGCAAATCACTTTATCATCAACCATTGTTTTTGCCCAACAATTCTACTTGTTTTTAAACTACTGTTTTATCGATCGAGGCACTTACTTCCAGTTTAGCTCGCGTTCTGCTTTCGCTGTTGCTGCATATACAGTTTCAGCATCACCAGGGCGTCGACCAGCCATTTTCAGCGGAATTTTCTGatcacagaaaaaaaaaacaacttaatGTTACAAGCCGAATCTTTGGTTAGGTTTGTAAATTACATTCAGTTAGCTTCAAAACACTATCCCCATTCTAAAAATTCATAGATACATACCTTGCCTGATACCTTCTCGAATGCCGCCACCATTTCCAGGACTGATGTACCTTTTCCAGTTCCCAAGTTGTAAACTTCACAGCCTGTGGGGGAAAGCAATATAAGAACAGATTGATAACCGCAATTTCACTTGTGCTCAAATAGTCAATTATTCCAGGAATTGCAATTTCTGGTCTTACAATCCTGAAATTAGGGTATACCTATTGAAGGATCAGCCAGCTTCTTCAATGCAGCCACGTGGCCGTCTGCTAAATCCACAACATGAATGTAATCGCGTACCTGGAAAGATAAAGACATTAGTACACAATACAAAGAGAACTCGAGGGTCAGGTAAGTAGGTTAGGTCATGGTTTCGACAAATACCCCTGTACCATCCTTTGTTAAGTAATCATTTCCAAAAACTGTTAATGCCGGTCGCCTCCCGACAGCAACTTGTTGAACGAAAGGCATGAGATTGTTTGGGATTCCACGCGGATCTTCACCAATGTAGCCACTAGGATGGGCGCCAACAGGATTGAAGTATCGCAGCAATATGATTTTCCATTCCGAGTCTGATTGGTGGAGATCACG from Ipomoea triloba cultivar NCNSP0323 chromosome 12, ASM357664v1 encodes the following:
- the LOC115998146 gene encoding UDP-glucose 4-epimerase GEPI48-like; translation: MVETMSQNILLTGGAGYIGSHTVLQLLLSGYKIVVIDNLDNSSAVAIKRVQELAGRHAHNLEFQQMDLRDKPALESLFSSKKFSAVIHFGGLKAVGESVQKPLKYYNNNLIGTITLLEVMAAHGCKKLVFSSSATVYGWPKEVPCTEESPLSAANPYGRTKLFTEDICRDLHQSDSEWKIILLRYFNPVGAHPSGYIGEDPRGIPNNLMPFVQQVAVGRRPALTVFGNDYLTKDGTGVRDYIHVVDLADGHVAALKKLADPSIGCEVYNLGTGKGTSVLEMVAAFEKVSGKKIPLKMAGRRPGDAETVYAATAKAERELNWKAKYGIEEMCRDQWNWASRNPYGYEGSPQKSACFLPCLPRNQVQGCLAQN